The following nucleotide sequence is from Rubrobacter radiotolerans DSM 5868.
TCACCCGGTCTCCGGGGAGAATACGGATGTAGTTCATCCGCATCTTGCCCGAGATGTGCGCCAGCACCTCGTGCCCGTTCTCGAGCTCGACCCGGAACTGTGTGTTGGGCAGGGCCTCGACGACCGTGCCTTCGACCTCGATTACGTCTTCTTTAGCCAAGGACCTGCAAGTTCCTTTCGTCTCCGCTTCTCTTCGGTCTCTTCTGTTCGCTACTCGAAAGTTACGAGATAACTAAAGACAAACAACGATACTATCACGCCGACAGGCTCTCTCCCACCCGCACGGCGCCGGATTCGTCGGCGGTGAGCACCCACGGTCCGTTCTCCGTTACGGCTATCGTGTGCTCGAAGTGGGCGGCGAGCGAGCGGTCGGCGGTGTAGATGGACCACATGTCCTGCTCGTCGAGCTCTATCTCGTAGCTCCCGAGCGTCACCATCGGCTCGATCGCAAACGTCATCCCGCTCTTGAGCCTCACGCCGGTGTTCGGCTCTCCGTAGTTCGGGAGCTGCGTGCCGTGCATCTCCCGCCCGACCTCGTGGGATACCAGATCCCGCACGACCCCGAAGCCCTCGGCCTCGGCCGTCGACTGTATTGCGTGCCCGACGTCCCCGAAGCGCTTGCCGACGCGCATCTCCTCCGTTGCGGCGTAGAGGCAACGCTCGGTAACGTCGAGAAGGGCCCGGGCCTCCCGGGAGACCTCCCCGACCGGGTGCGTCCAGGCGCTGTCGGTGACGAAGCCCTCGAAGCGCGTCCCGATGTCGATGGAGATGATGTCGCCCTCTTTCAGGCGGTACGGTCCCGGGATGCCGTGAACGATCATCGCGTTCGGGGAGGCGCAGATCGAGCCCGGAAAGTCCGGCGCTCCGGGCTGTCCCGGGTAGCCGAGGAACTCCGGCGTCCCGCCGCGCGAGCGGATAAACTCCTCGGCCAGCGCGTCGAGCTCCTTTGTTGTAACGCCCGGCCGGACGTGCTCGGCGAGCAGGCGGTGGCAGGCGGCCGTGATCTTGCCGCCCTCCCGCATCGCCTCAAGCTCGTTCCGGCTCTTGCGAACGATCACTACTTCTCACCCACCGCTGCGAGCACGTCCCTTGTCACTGCCTCGATCGCCTGCGTCGCGTCTACCGTAGAGAGCAGGCCGCGCTCGGCGTAGTAGCCCTTGAGCGGCTCGGTCTGCTCGTGGTAGATGCGCAGCCGGTTCCTTATGGCCTCCTCGGTGTCGTCCTTGCGCTGCACGAACGGTCCCGGGTCCTCGCCGGGGTCCTCCGGCGGCGGGTCGTGCTGGATGTGGTACGTCCGGCCGGTGGCCTCGCTCTGCCTGCGCCCCGAGAGCCGCTCGACGAGTTCCTCGTCGGAGGCTTCGAGGGCCACGACGCCGTCGAGCTCGATGCCGAGCTCGACGAGGGCCTCATCGAGCGCCCGCGCCTGCGCCTCGTTGCGTGGGAAGCCGTCGAGAACCCAGTCCGAGGTCCCTTCGAGGTGCGGCTTGAACATCTCAACGATGATCTCGTCCGGCACCAGGTCGCCCCGGTCGTTGTACTCCCGGACCTTCTTCCCGAGGTCCGAGCCGGACTTTATCTCCGCCCGGACGATGTCCCCGGTAGCTATGTGTTTTGCGCCCGTCCTCTCAGAGAGACGGCTGGCCTGAGTGCCTTTCCCCGCACCCTGCGGCCCGAGAAGGATAATCCTCACGTTTTCCCCTTTATCTCCCCTGCTTCCTGAGGAAGCCCTCGTAGTTACGCATCATGAGCTGGCTCTCGAGCTGGCGGACAAAGTCGAGCGAGACCCCGACCACGATCAGGATAGAAGTCCCTCCGATAAAGATCGTCTGCGGGAGCCCGAGCGCCGGGGTTATCGCGTACGGGACCACCGCGACCGCCGCAAGAAAGAGCGCCCCGAAGAGCGTGATCCTCGTGAGGACCCCGTTCAGGTACAGCGCCGTCGGCTGCCCGGGACGGATGCCCGGTATGTAGCCGCCCTGCTTCTTAAGGTTGTCCGCGTGCTCGACGGGGTTGAACTGAACCGCAGTGTAGAAGTACGTGAACATGACTATCAGGGTCGCGAAGAGGATCAGGTACGGCAGACTGCCCGGCGCAAAGAACTGCCCGAGGTTGAACAGGAACCCCTCCTGCTGCCCGGCGGCGAACTGGGTTATCACGATCGGGAAGATAAGGATCGAGGAGGCGAAGATGATCGGGATAACCCCGGCCATGTTCACCTTGAGCGGGAGGTACGTCGTCCCGCCCTGGCTCATCCTGCGCCCGACCTGCCGCTTTGCGTAGGTGATCGGGATACGCCGCTGTCCCTCGTTCACAAAGACGATGGCCGCGATGATCATGAGCAGAAGCAGCCCGAGCACCACCATCACAAAGACGTTTCCGTCTTCGAGGAGCGTCCTCACCGCAAGCGGGGCCTGCGAGAGGATGGACGCCGTGATGATGAGCGAGATGCCGTTCCCGAGCCCTCTCTGCGTAATAAGCTCGCCGAACCACATCACGATCATGACCCCCGTCGTGAGGGTTATGATGATCAGGAATATGTCTATAGCGCTCGCCCCGGTAAGGACCGGCCCGAACGCCCCGCTCCTGAAGAAGAGCGTCATCGCTATTGACTGAAGGAACGCGAGCACCAGCGTGAAGTAGCGGGTGTACTGCGTGATCTTCTGCTGGCCCTGCTCGCCCTCGCGCGCAAGCTCCTGAAGGCGCGGGATGGCGACCGTCATCAGCTGCATCGTAATAGCGGCGGTGATGTACGGCATGATCCCGAGCGCAAAGACCGAGAGGTTGTTGAAGGCCCCTCCGGTAAAGACTCCGAAGAGGCCCGTTATAGCGTTCCCGCTCGTGTCTATGCCGCCCGCGCCGAGGACCTCGCGGTTCACCCCCGGCAGCGGGACGAAAGCCCCGAGCCGGTAGGCGGCGAGCATCGCCAGCGTAAAGAACAGCTTCTGGCGGAGGTCCGGTACTCTCCAGGCGTTCGCGAGCGAACCTAGCATCTAGCTCTCCAGTATCTCGACCTTGCCGCCGGCCGCCTCGATCTTCTCCCTCGCGCTCGCGGAGAACGCGTGGGCCGAGACGTTTACCGCCCGGCCTATCTCTCCGTCCCCGAGCACCTTCACCAGCTCCGCGCGCTTCCTTACGAGCCCGGCGGACCTGAGCTCCTCAAGACCAATGGTATCACCGAAGAGTTCGGCAAGGTCCGAGAGGTTCACCGGCGCGTAGTTCTTCGGCCGGGCGACCGTGTGCCGGCCGCGCGCCATGCCCTTGAGCCTCGGCAGCCGCCTCTGAAGCGGCATCTGGCCGCCCTCGAAGGCCGCGTTGCGCCGCGCCCCCGAGCGGCTGTTCGCGCCCTTGTGGCCCTTGCCGCTCGTCTTTCCGTGCCCGCTCCCGGCGCCCCGACCTACGCGCTTGCGCGTCCTTGTCGAGCCCGGAGCCGGGGACAGCTCGTTGAGTCTCACCCTTCGCTCCCTCCGTCAACCTCTTCGACGCGCACGAGATGGCGGACCTGCTGGAGCATGCCCCGGATCTGGGGCGTGTCCTCATGCGTCCGCGAGTCGCGGATGCGCTTCAGGCCGAGCGCCCGCACCGTGCGCTTGTGCTTCTCCTTCGAGTCTATAACGCTCTTTACCTGCGTAACCTTCAGCGGGCTCATAGCGCGATCTTCACCCCCCGGGCGGCCTCGATCTGGTCCTTTGTCCTGAGGCTCCTGAGGCCCTGCTCCGTCGCCTTGACCAGGTTGACCGGCGTCGTCGAGCCGAGCGCCTTTGTCAGGATGTCCTTTATCCCGGCCAGTTCCAGCACGGCGCGAACCCCGCCGCCCGCGATAACGCCCGTACCCTCGGAGGCGGGCTTTAGAAGCACGTCCGAGGAGAGGTACTTGCCGATGACCTCGTGCGGGATCGTGGTGTTGCGCATCGGGACCTGGAACATGTTCGCCTTTGCCCGGTCCTGACCCTTGGCGATCGCCGCCGGGACGGTGTTCGCCTTCCCGAGCCCGACCCCGACGCGACCGTTACCGTCGCCGACAACGACGAGCGCGCTGAAGTTCAGCCTGCGCCCACCCTTCTTGACCGTGGCGACGCGCCGGATCTCGACGACGCGGTCCTGGAACTCGTCGCGCTCCCGGCCGCGGCCGCGGTTGTCCCGGGCGCGGCCCCGACCGCCGCGCGGCGGCCCGCCGCTGTCGCGGCCGACGCTCGTGCCGCCGCCTCCGCGCGCGCCGCCGCGGGAGTCCATCCCCCCGCCCCGGCTCGAGCCCGAAGGCCCCTGTCCTCTACTCGTGCCTCGTCCCAAAACTCTCTACCTCCAAAACCTTAAAGCCGTAGTCCGGCCTCGCGCGCGCCGTCGGCGAGCGCCGCGACGCGGCCGTGGTATTTGTTTCCGCCCCGATCGAAGACGACGGCCTCGATGCCCGCCTCCTTCGCCCGGGAGGCGATAAGCTCGCCGACCTTCCGCGCCGCTTCGGTGCGGTTCTCCGCGCCCTCGACCTGCCTTGAGTCGGCCGACGCGATAGTGCGCCCGTCGAGGTCGTCTATGAGCTGCGCGTAGATGTTCGTGTTCGAGCGGTAGACCGAGAGCCGCGGCCGCTCCGGAGTGCCCATGATCGTCCGCCGGATGCGGTTGCGCCGCTTCTCGCGCTGCGCTCTTTTCTGCATAACTGCCATCTGTAGCTAAACCTCTCTGTCCGCTTCTCTATCCGGCCTTGCCGACCTTGCGACGGATCTGCTCGTCCTGGTAGCGGATGCCCTTGCCCTTGTACGGCTCCGGCGGGCGGGTCTTCCTGATCTCCGCCGCGAGCTGCCCGACCTTCTGCTTGTCGATGCCGCGCACGACAATGGTCGTCGGGTTCGGGACCTCGAACGAGACCCCGTCCCGCGGCTCGACGGTAACCGGGTGCGAGTACCCCACCTGAAGCGCGAGGTCCTGCCCCTGAAGCTGCGCCCGGTAGCCGACCCCAGCTATGACGAGCGTCTTTGCGAAACCGTCCGTAACGCCCGTAACGGCGTTGTAGAGAAGCGAACGCGTAAGGCCGTGCTGCGCCTTGTGCTTCGGCGACTCGGAGGCCCGCTCCAGAACGAGCTGGTTCTCCTCCTCGCGCACCGTTACGCCCTCGCCGATCGGGACGGTGAGCTCGCCCTTGGAGCCCGTTACCTTTATCGCCCGGCCCGAGACCTCGGCCTGTACGCCCTGAGGCAGCTCTACCGGGAGCCTTCCGATTCTCGACATATCCCGTCCTCCTAGTACACGAAGCAGAGGACCTCGCCACCGATACCCCGGCTACGCGCCTTGTGGTCGGTGAGTATCCCCTGAGAGGTCGAGAGTATGGCGACGCCGAGGCCGTCGAGGACGCGCGGGATCTCCTGCTGCTTGCGGTACGTCCTGCGTCCGGGGCGGCTGACGCGGCGCATCCCGTGGATGGCGCGCGTGCCGTCGGGACCATACTTCAACTCTACAACGATCTTGCGCTCCGGCCCCGATCCCTTCTCGGAGACCTCGGTGACGTAGCCCTCCTCCTTGAGGATGCGGGCGATCTCCGCCTTCATCTTCGAGTACGGGATCGAAACCGTCTCGTGCTTTGCAAGCCCGGCGTTCCTGATGCGGGTCAGGAAGTCGGCTATCGGGTCGTTAACCGCCATCTCTCTTTACCAACTCGCTTTCTTGACACCGGGGATCTTCCCCTCGTGCGCCAGCTCCCTCAGGCAGATGCGGCACAGACCGAACTTCCGGTAGTAGCCGTGCGCCCGTCCGCAACGCTGGCACCTGTTGTACTCCCTGGTGGAGAACTTCTGCTTTTTCTGCTGCTTGACGAGCAGCGCCTTCCTGGTCATCTCAAACGCCTTCCCTAGTTTTCCCTGAAGGGCATGCCGAGCATCCTGAGAAGCTCCCGGGCCTCGTCGTCCGTCTCCGCCGTCGTCACGATCGCAACGTCGAGCCCGCGCGTGGCGTCTATCGCGTCGTAGCTTATCTCGGGGAAGATGATCTGCTCCCTGAGCCCCAGCGCGTAGTTGCCCTTTCCGTCAAAGGCCCTCGGGCTTATCCCCCGGAAGTCCCTCACTCGCGGGAGCGCGACCGTAACGAGCCGGTCGAGAAACTCCCACATCCGCTCGCCACGAAGCGTTACCCGCGCCCCGACGGGCATCCCCTCGCGGATCTTGAACCCCGCGATTGACTTCCTCGCCCGCCGGACCTGAGCCTTCTGGCCCGTTATCCTTGCAAGGTCATCGAGCGCGCCGTCGAGCCTGCGGCTGTCCTGAGCCGCCTCGCCGACGCCCATGTTCACGACGATCTTCTCCAGAGTCGGGATGCGCATCGGGTTCTGGATGTCGAACTGCTCCCGCAGCCGATCCCGGATCTCCGCCCGGTACTTCTCCTTGAGCCTGCTAGCCATCAGTCAATATCCTCCCCGGAACGCTTCGCGACCCGGATCTTCCTGCCGTTCTCGTCGAACCGGTAGCCCACGCGCGTCGGCTCGCCGCTCGACGGGTCAACGAGCATCACGTTCGAGATGTGTATCGGCGCGTCGAACTGGAACATCCCCTGCGGGTTGTTCTGGCTCGGCTGCGCGTGGCGCGTCCTTGTGTTGACGCCCTCCACGACGACGCGCTCCTTCTTCGGTATCACGCGCTCGACCTCGCCGCGCTTGCCCTTCTCGCGGCCCGAGATCACAACGACCGTGTCGCCCTTCTTTATCTTGAGTCCCATAAAGCTAAAGCACCTCCGGGGCGAGCGAGATGATCCTCGTGTACCCCTTCTCGCGCAGCTCCCGGGCGACCGGCCCGAAGATGCGCGTCCCTCTCGGGGCGCCGTCGTTGTTGATGATGACGCCGGCGTTCTCGCCGAAGCGGATGTACGAACCGTCGTCGCGCCGCGTCTCCTTGACCGTCCGCACGACAACGGCCCGGACGACCTCGCCCTTCTTGACCGCCCCGCCCGGAGCGGCCTCCTTCACCGTCGCCACGATAACGTCCCCGACGCCCGCGCTCCGGCGCTTGCTCCCGCCAAGGACGCGGATCGTCAGGATGCTCCGAGCGCCCGAGTTGTCCGCGACCCTTAGCCTGGTCTCGTTCTGGATCATTACTCAGCCCTCGATATAACGTTCGCGAGCCGCCACCGCTTGCGCTTGGAGAGCGGGCGCGTCTCGATGATCCTCACCGTGTCCCCCACGCGCGCGGCGTTCGCCTCGTCGTGGACCATGAACTTCTTTGTGCGCCTCACGCGCTTCTTGTACTTCTTGTGCCGGATAAGCGTCTCGACGGTAACCGTTACGGTCTTGTCCGAGACGTCCGAAACGACGAGCCCGACGCGCTCCTTTCTGCGGTTGCGCTCGGTGTCGGTCTGCACCTGCCCCTCGTCCTGGTCGAACGCCGGTCCCTTGACCGCCGCCGTCCCGAGGTCCTCTGCGACCTCGCTCTCGGCGATGTCCTCCGCAGCGGCGAGGTCCTCGACGACCTCGCGCTCCTCGGCCGTCTCGGTCTGTGCAGGAGGGGTGCTCTCCTGCGCGGAAGCCTCCGGCGAAGGGGCGTTCCCCTGGGGGTTCCTCTCTTCTTCGGTCATCCTAGCTCTTCTCCTGCTGCTTGCGGTTCAGGACGGTCAGAAGGCGCGCGATGTTCTTGCGGACCTCCTTTATCTGCCCCGTGTTCTCCAACTGTCCGGTTGCGTGCTGGAAGCGAAGGTTGAAAAGCTCGCGCCGGGTGTCGGCGAGGCGCTTCTCTATCTCCTGCACGTCAAGCTCCATTACCTCGGCGGCCTTCATCCCTGAACACCTCCCCGGCTGACGAAGCGGGTCTTTACCGGGAGCTTCTGCGCCGCGAGCCTCATGGCCTCGCGGGCGAGCTCTTCGGAGACGCCGCTCATCTCGAACATCACGCGGCCCGGCTTTATAACGGCCACGTAGTCCTCCGGCGAGCCCTTGCCGCTCCCCATCCGGGTCTCGGCGGGCTTCTTTGTTACCGGCTTGTGCGGGAAGATGTTGATCCAAACCTTACCGCCACGACGGATCTTCCTCGTCATCGCGATACGGGCGGCCTCTATCTGGCGGTTCGTGATCCAGCCCCGGTCCACGGCCTGAAGACCGTACTCGCCGAACTCGATCTCCGTCCCGCCCTTCGCCATCCCGCGCCGCTTGCCGCGGTGCGGCTTCCTGTACTTGAGCTTCTTCGGTACGAGCATCGTCTACCTTCTCATCGCCTCCGGCGTGTCGTCGGCAACCCCGTGGTTGATCCAGACCTTCACGCCGATCTGTCCCATCTGCGTCTTCGCCTCGCGGAAGCCGTACTGGATGTCCGCATCGAGCGTGTGCAGCGGGACCTGCCCCTCGCTGATCGTCTCCTGCCGGCTCATCTCGATGCCGCCGAGCCTGCCGCCGCACTGTATGCGCGCGCCCTTGGCTCCGGAACGCATCGCGCTCGTGAGCGCCCGCTTCATCGTCCGGCGGAACGCGGCCCTTCCTGCGAGCTGCTCGGCTATCGACTCCGCCACGAGCGCGGCGTTGAGCTCCGGCCGCGAGACCTCCCGGACGTTCACCTGGACCTTCTTCTTGGTGATCTTCTCCAGCTCGCCCCGCAGCGCATCCACCTCGCTTCCGCCCTTCCCGATAACGATGCCGGGACGCGCAGTGTGGATGTCGATGACGATCTCGCCCTGCTCGGCGGCCTTCTTTATCTGCACGTCGGCGATGCCGGCCCGCGAGAGCTTCTTCTCGATGTGCTCCCGCACCCTGAGGTCCTCCCCGAGAAGCTCGGCGAAGTCCCGGTCCGAGTACCAGGCGCTCTTGTAATCTACCTTCTCGCCCTTGCGCTTCACGCCGAGGCGGAAGCCCTCCGGGTGTACCTTCTGACCCATCTAGTTTTCCTCCTCGTCTCCGGGCGTGTCCGTAGCTGCGCCGGCACCGACAAGGACCTTCGGCGAGCTGCCGAGCTTCACGCTGACGTGGCTCGTGCGCTTGCGGATCATTGTCGCCCGGCCCATGGCGCGCGGGCGGTAGCGCTTGATCGTCGGTCCCTCGTCGACCCTTATCTCCGTAACGAAGAGTTCGTCCGGGTCGAGGCCGTCGTTGTGCTCGGCGTTCGCGGCGGCGCTCCGGATCACGTCGTTCACGATCCCGGCCGCCTTCTTGTTCGTGTACTGAAGCTCCGCGAGCGCGACGGGCACGCTCTTGCCGCGGACCGCATCGGCGACGAGACGGGCCTTGCGCGGCGCTATGCGGACGTACTTGGCGATTGCCTTCACGCTAGCGCCTCCTCGCCGTGCGGTCGTCCTTGCGGTGCGTGCGGAAGGTCCGCGTCGGGGCGAACTCCCCGAGCTTGTGGCCGACCATGTTCTCCGTGCAGAAGACGGGCACGTGCTTGCGCCCGTCGTGCACGGCGATGGTGTGGCCGACGAACTCCGGGTAGATAACGCTCGCCCGGCTCCAGGTCTTGAGCATCCGCTTCTCGTTGTTCTCGTTCATGCGGAGGACGCGCTCCATGAGGCGCTCCTCGACGAACGGTTCCTTTTTCGCTGAACGCGTCATTTAGCGTCTCCTGCCCTTCCTTCTCCGGCGCACGATCATCGCGTCCGAAGGCTTGTGCTTCTTGCGGGTCGGCTTGCCCTGGGTGATCTTCCCCCACGGCGTTACCGGAGCCCGACCCGGCGTCGACTTCCCCTCACCACCACCGTGCGGGTGGTCGACCGGGTTCATAACCGTACCCCGCACCGTCGGCCTTATGCCGAGGTGGCGCTTCCTTCCGGCCTTGCCCCACCGGACGTTCTGGTGCGACTGGTTGCCGACGACCCCGACGGTCGCCCGGCACTCGGCCTGGACTCGCCTGCGCTCCCCGGAAGGGAGCCGCAGCGTAACGAGCTTCCCCTCGCGCGCCGTGAGCTGTGCGCTCGTGCCCGCAGAACGCGCCATCTGCGCTCCGCGACCCGGCTCCAGCTCCACCGCGTGGATAACCGTACCCACCGGGATGCGGCTCAGGGGCAGCGCGTTACCGACGTCCACGTCCGCATCCGGGCCGCTCTCGACAATGGAGCCGACCGTCAGGTTGCGCGGAGCCAGGATGTAGCGCTTCTCGCCGTCGTGGTAGTGCAGGAGCGCGATGTTCGCCGAGCGGTTCGGGTCGTACTCGATCGCCGCTACCGTCGCCGGCACCCCGTCCTTGCGCCTCTTGAAGTCGATGAGCCGGTAGCGCCGCTTGTGTCCGCCGCCGATGTGCCGGGTCGTGATGCGCCCGTGGTTGTTCCGGCCGCCGGTCTTCGAAAGCTTCCTGAGGAGCTTCTTCTCCGGCTTGTTCCTCGTTACCGAGTCGCGCGTAAGCACGGAGGAGTTTCTCCGGCCCGCGCTCGTCGGCTTGTACCTGATAGCTGGCATCTCTGGTTAGACTCCCTCGAACAGTTCGATGCTGTCGCCCTCGGCGAGCCTGACCACGGCCTTCTTCCACGTCGCGGTCCTCCCGCGCGTGAGACCCTGGCGCTTCGGCTTGCTCTTGACGTTCGACGTGTTGACCTTGTGGACCGTGACGTCGAACGCCTGCTCGATGGCGTTCTTGATCTGGTTCTTGTTCGCCCGCTTGTCCACCTGGAAGGTGTACTGCCCCTCCGTCTCGATGAGCGTGTAGCTCTTCTCCGAGATAACCGGGCGGATGATCACCTGATGCGGGTCCATTAACCCTCCTCCCCGACGAGCTTCGCATACGCCGCACGCGAGAACACGACCTCGCGCGCCTGAAGCAGCTCGTACACGCCGTACTGCTCACGGCCCGTCACGACCGCGACCTCCGGCAGGTTCCTGAACGAGAGCGCCGCATTCCCGTCGTCCTCCGTCAGCACGAGGAGAACCGGGCCCGCAAGACCCATCTGGTCCACAAGCTCCCGCGCGGCCTTCGTCGAGGGCGCATCGAAGGCGAGCGAGTCGAGCACGAAGACCTCGCCGTCGGCCGCCTTCGCCGAGAGCGCGCCGTTGAACGCAGCGACCGCTTCCTTACGGTTGATCCTCTTCCCGTAGCGCGCGGGCTTGGGCTTAGGCCCGCCCCACGTGCCGCCGCCGTAGCGTATAGGCGACTGAGCGTCGCCTACCCTTGCGCGT
It contains:
- the rplW gene encoding 50S ribosomal protein L23, which produces MDPHQVIIRPVISEKSYTLIETEGQYTFQVDKRANKNQIKNAIEQAFDVTVHKVNTSNVKSKPKRQGLTRGRTATWKKAVVRLAEGDSIELFEGV
- the rplD gene encoding 50S ribosomal protein L4, giving the protein MAEARPQAQVFDARSGEGSTLDLSGARFETEPKEHVIHRAVVQELDARRRWTASTKGRSEVRGSGAKLWRQKGTGRARVGDAQSPIRYGGGTWGGPKPKPARYGKRINRKEAVAAFNGALSAKAADGEVFVLDSLAFDAPSTKAARELVDQMGLAGPVLLVLTEDDGNAALSFRNLPEVAVVTGREQYGVYELLQAREVVFSRAAYAKLVGEEG